The Chamaesiphon minutus PCC 6605 DNA window AATTAGTAGCAACGTCCAAACTGAGATAAAATACAGCATATTAATAATAGTTGAACGAGTTAATCAGGTGAGATTTGATACTTGCGGTCCAGCGGCTCGCCGCTCGTAAAAGAAACCGAGCACATTAGCTATCTGGGATAAAAACATTAATACACTTAAATAGATTGCCTGAGGGAGTGAAACCTTGAGCAGCGGATAAGTTAGTAATTTAAAATAGAACGATAGTGGCTCGACGGCAATCGGAGATCGCTTGCGTTGGGCGCGGGCTTGATGAAAACAAAATGCGCCGCGTCCATAGTTAAAATGTTGTCGCCAAAATGTTAACAAAGTTAATTGATGGGCGTGATAAACTTGCGCCTGTGGCGCATAAACCAACTTACCGCCGCGATCCAACCACCGATCGCAAAACTCGCGATCTTCACCTGCTGCGAGGGGAAAGTTAGTATCAAAACCCGCGATCGATCTAAATTTTTCTACAGGTAATGCGAAGTTATTAGAGGCGAAAAAGTTAACCGTTGCTTTGCCATGATTATAGTATTCGTAGAGATAATCGATGAGAAGTTGACTGGCTGTGGAATAAACATTTTCTGATAGTGCATTAATTGTTTGTCCGCCGATTAATGCCTGAGCATTCGATGCAAACTGAGTCGCCAAAATAGACAGCCAATTAGCTGTCGGTAAGCAATCATCATCTGTAAAAACAATAAATTTTCCTGTAGCGATCGCGGCTCCAGCATTCCGCGCACTGGCAGGGCCAGCATTTTCTTGGCGCAATAGTTTCAGATCTAGATCGGGTTTAAATGGAGCGACGATCGGATCGAGGGGCATCTCACTACCATCATCGACAACAATTACTTCAAAATTTTCTCGCGAGTATTCAATTTTAGCGATCGCTTCCAAGCAGGTGCGAAGTCGATCGGGACGATTGTAAGTGGGGATGACAATTGAGAACAGTAGATTTTCAGCCATAATAACTCAGATATTTAATTCATTGCTTCAGGTTAATATCTAGCAGAGGTTCCACCAAATTTCAGTCGTATTTTTTCCCGTCCACTGACATAGCGAACGAAAATAATCGCTCTGGAAACTTGGATTTTTTGGTAGTAATTTTTCAATCGATCGTCCTTCCAAATCATCATGATAAACATTACAGGTGGAATCAAATCGGCAATCACGCTATTTAAATATAGGAAGTTTTGTTTTAGAGCAGAAGCTGCTACCAGATTAATCAGATCGTATTGTCCTCCAGCCATCCGAATAGTCCGCAGATAGAGTTCGTCAAATGAATATCGAGCTGGATGTTTGACACACACATCTGCGGCATAAATCTGTCGATATCCGCTGGTATGAACTCGTTGCCCCCATTCTAAATCGCCTCTAGATTTTAAACTTGAATTAAACCGCCCAACTTTTTCAAAGATCTCTCGAAATGTAAACATATTTGCTGTGGCACCAAAGTGGTGCTGCTCGACCAATTTCTGTTGGGGAAAAGCTGTTAAATACTCATACAATTCGACAGCAGTTGGGCGATCTGGATCTTTGCAGAAAATTTCAATTTTGCCAGCCACCAATCCACAATTTGGCGATGATAGTAAATGTTTCACCCCTTGTTCGATCCAATTCTGGCTCGGAATACAATCCGCATCTGTAAAAGCGATAATACTCCCTGTGGCGATCGAGATTCCGTGATTTCGAGCGGCATAAGAGCCTGGAGTCTGCTCTACAGTGGCGATCGCGCGAAATCCAGCCACGACACCAGCAATGTCGAACTCCCGATCGGAACCATTATCCACCACGATCGTCTCATACAAATGCTGTGGATAAGTTTGTCGATCTAAAGCTGTCAAGCAAATTTTCAGTCGCTCGACATCATTGAAGACGGGAATAATAACTGAGACAAATGGAGACTGAATGTGAGCCATTTGGATTTGGGATTGGGGATTTTGAATTATGCCCACAGTGAGATTAGCGAGAGGGCAATCGATCTCGGATGGCGGTGCGGAATTGAGTCCGTTCTTGGGGGGTAAATTCGCCACTGAGCAACAGTCCTAGCAAAATGACCGTAGAGATCGCCAGCAGTTTTAGCAATACCCAGTGAGGCGGCAAACTGATACTGCTGAGTCCGTAAGCGCAACCACACATCACGATCGCCCGCAACAGCGATCGCCACGGCGGGAGAATGCCCCAGAGTCGATAGATCGTCAGCACCGAAGCAATCGCCCCACCACTTGCAACTGTAGTCGCCACGATCGCCGCACCGATCGATCCCCAGCGCGGAATTAATATCAGATGACCGACGATCGCCAATGGTACTAAGCTGTCGGGGCGACTTGTCGCCTATAACGCTGATAGGATAAGTCTCATAGCTCTCAAGCCTTGTTGATAATTAGGTAGTTTATGTGGGGACAAAGACATTAATTCAACAACAACCTGCCAATTACTAGATGTTGAATCGACCCATGATTCACCCCAGAGTCCAATATAGAAAGTGCTATGTCTAGCATATTTTCGGTGATGTTCTGTTTTTCTGCCGAGATATTCTTGAACTTGCTTTGATTTGATATCTATCCCTTGGATGATACTCTTCAAGTATGCTAGTGATAGCAAAATCAATAATTTGCTCAATCGTTCGCCCGTTAAATTAGTCTTTTCTAAGTTATATCCTCCGCCCTTAAAGTCTCGAAACATCTCCTCAATTCCAAATCTTTTAGCATAGGTATCAACTGCTGCTTGTAGATCTGCCAAGCTGGTCAGAATATACCAAGGCTCTTTTGTGGTAATATTTCGATATTTACCTAGCCATTTACCTGCTAGGTTAAATCCTTCAACTGGTGCAGTTTTTCTAATTGTTACTTCTTGATTAAAAAAGCTATTTCCTGGCTCTAATCCTAGCCTTTTCAGTTCAGTCCACAATTCCTCTTCAGTCTTGATACAAACATTCTTTTTCAGTCGTAAACAGAAATCTATTTTCTGCTCTCTAAGCCAGTTCGCAAGAGTAACACTACAAAATTCACGATCTCCCAGTACCAACAAGCTATAATCTGATAGGGCAGCGAATACTGGGGTTAATACTAATTGTTGGTTTTCCAATGTACTGTTCCCTTGTTTATCAAGCATTTGCCAATAAATAGGAATTGCTCTCTTTCGCCAAATCATACTGACCATCAAAATATTGTTTGATTGCCATTTGGTTCGATCTATTGCTAAATATATAATATTATTCTGTTTGACATTGCCTTTAATCCAAGCAATCACTAGTGATAACCAAACATTATCTAAATCCCATTCATCATTTGATAAAAATCTCTGGACTTTTTTTCTTCTGCTTTCAAATTTAATTGGCATCGCTAGTTTTGTTGCGATGCTTTCTAGCGTGACTTCTTTAATAGATTGCACTACTTGAATCAATAAAATTGTCAATAAGTAGTTACCGCGTGTGAATTTTTCTGACAAATGGGCATGATACAATTCTGGTAACATTTAATTGTTTTTTGGGTAAGAAGCTCTCTTACCCTATCTTTTTTGATACTATTTGTCTAGAGTTGTCTCTCTGCCGAGTTTTCAGGCGACCTGTCGCCCCGTCAGGGTACTAAGGGCGCAGCTAGCATCAATGTCCAGTTAGGTTTACCTGCCGCCGTCAGGATGGCGGTCGTCACCGAAATCATCGCTAATGCGATCGCCCCAAATATTAACACCGCCAGCACGGGAGCAGCAGGTAAAAAGGGTTTCCCAAAGATGAACTGGACGATTTCTGGCGCAGCACCCGCATTCATGCCAGCAAAGGGTAGCATCAGCACGATCGATCTGAGCGCATGGCAACCAGTTTGCTCGGCGGCGAGCTTGTCACCTCGTGCTAGGGTGCGCGTTAGTGTCGATAGCAATAGTGGCGCAAACGACAGCGAAAAGATGCCCGGAATTAGGGCTAAATTTTGGGCGGCTCCATAAATACCGACCTCAGCAGCGGTGCCACCCATCAGTTTGAGGGCAAATAAATCGAGCTTTTCGTAGAGGCGCATACTCAGTGCGAATAAAAACAGCGGCACTGCATAGTTCCACAGCTTCCGCATCGGAAAATTGGTGCGATCGAATAGCGACGGACGCACATAAAACCGACAGATGAGCAGTTCTACCAACGAAGCCCCGATACTACCCAAAATCGCCCCTGGCACCGATAACCCCATCGCTACTAATCCGACAATCAGTAACAACCGCGCCAGCCAACGTCCGGCAGTAGCGATCGCGCGTTGCGGAAATCGACCGATGCCTACTAAGATACTGCGATGAACGTAGCCCACACAAAACAGTGGCAGATCCACCGCAAATAGCCGCAGATAGAATGCTAGTTCTGGCTCGCCAAGTTGCGAAGCGATCGAGTCTGCTAGCAGCCAGATCGAGAGCATCGCGCCACACCCCAATAGCAAATGCAGTCGCAGCACTGCCGCACCGATCGCTCGCCAATCGGCTGCTTCCCCCACAAATTTGATGGTGGTGCGCGTAAAGACAGAAGTAATACTCCAACCGATCCAACCAATGAGGGTGGCTGCTAGGGTAAATAAACCGTAGCCCTCTGCCCCCAACCGCCGAGTCAGAAAAGCGGCTGTTAACAGCCCAGTCGGTAACAACAGAGCCTCCGCCAAGAAGACCCAGATCGTACCGCTGACTATCTTTTGACTGGTGGGTGTCGAACTCATCTAATAATTGTCGATCGACTTACGATTGAGAATGCGCCCATTTTGCTTCGATATTGCTGGCATTGGCCAGCAAATAGTGAGGTCGGAAATAGGCTAAGACTAATCCGGCAAAGAATAGCACCACAGCCGCGATCGCGATCGGGATGGCTAATGGTAGCTGCACCAAGTGGCGAGGCTCTTCAGCCACAACGGTATAACAGCGATGCAGCAATTGTTTTACTTTCCATAGGCCAATTCCACCGCAGGCGATCGCATCGCGAAGTGGTTGCCAAGTCGGACGCTCGGTGACAGACGACTGCCGCTCTAACCGCGAAACTGCTAGCGCATCGTATCCCAATAGCAGGAACCGCCAATAGAAATGAGTCAGACCATTAGGCGCAGCATGAGTCGCCCGCGCCTGTGGCTGCTGCCAAATCGTGTATCCTGCTGCCTGCATCGATTGCGCGTGAATCGTGCAGTTACCGCGATAAATTGGCAGTCGGGCGGGAATCGGATGCTCGATCAGAAACTCGCGCCCAAATGCGACATTATTACAAAAATACCCGCGACCGCTAGCTAACTGCACCCGATCGGAAAACCGAGGAAAGATGTAGACCAACGCGATCGCCAATTCGTAAGCACTGGTAATGGGCGTAGTTGTCTCACCCGCCACCACTCGCACCTCTGGCTGTCGAGAGAATGGCATCAAAATATGCCTGAGCCAATCTGGTTCGTAAACGCAGTCGGAGTCGGCCAGCACGACGATCTCGCCAGTGGTGAGGGCGATGCCCTTCATCTTGGCTGCGTAGTAATCAATATCCGCATCGATCCGGCGCACCGTCAAAAAGGGATAATCGCGACAGAGTCGATCGATCGTCTCTTTGGGTACATCGCCGCTTTCGACAATTAGGACTTCATTTGCCTGCTTCAGCGGCAATTCCTGTGCGGCCAAGCTATCAAGACACCGAGCCAATCCCGCAATGTCCGCACTTGAGAGATTTTCGGTTTCGACGACGATCGAAAAACTGGGTACGGTGGGAGATTCGGATGGCAAGGGGGTTTGAGATGGTGAAAACACCATAAACTTCACTCCTAACTATATTTTGGGGCTACAGGATCGGCGATATCTTGGCATCTTAAACCGATACTTCTCGATCGGGTATGTTACTAAATTTTGATTCAGTCAGCTTTTGGGTTGCTGTTTTCCACTGTTCTTTGGTGAACTCTTCATGATAAGACCGTTCCACATTTATATTCCACAGATCGTGCCGTTCGCCCAAAATATTCTGGACGGCAAGCATGGCTGTCAGCATCGAATGATCTTGATTATTATAACGGTGCATTCCATTCCTACCGACGGTTTGTAGATTTTCAAATGTCTTTAAATAGTCCTGAATCACCTGTAAATGCTGACGATATTCGCCATCATAAACTGGATAAGCTTTGGGTTGCCGAATTACGGTACCATCCCGCACATCACCAGGGAGAACGCCGATATTTAGATCGATCGCTTCTTGCGTTGCCAACTCAATCAGCTCTTCGGTCGATCGACCCCATAAGTCCTCACCTTTATTGCAAAAATATTCCATTCCCAAACAGGTTTTCCCTGGTTCGGGTACCATTGCCGCACTCCAGTTTTTGAAGTTTTGAATCCTCCCCACCTTAAATTCGGGACTATGAATATAAATCCAATTGTCAGGAAATAGATCGTCGCGATCGATAATCAAGGCCACAATCAAAAAATCGCGATATTTTAAGCCTTTGGCTGCGGCGAGTACTTCCGATGGCGGGAGCGGATCGAGACGTTGTAGCAATGCAGTTACAGGCATAGTTGAAATAAATGCATCGGCTTCAATCTGCTGGGTTTGGCCGTTTTGCTCGATCGTCATCCGCTCGATCCGCTTGCCCGACCGCTCGATTCGCTTTACCTTCGTATTCAGTCGCACCTCACCGCCTTTTTGCTCGATTAGTTCCTGAGTGCGTTCCCACATCATCCCTGGGCCTAAAATCGGGTAGTCGAATTCTTTAATCAAGCTTTTGGCATTCTGGCTGCCAAACACCGCATTGATGACGACTCGCCGCAGTGACATGCCATTAATCCGCTGTGCTGCCCAATCTGCGCGAATTTGGTTGCAGGGAATCCCCCACACTTTTTCGGTATAGGTTTTGAAAAAAGTGCGGTAGAGGCGTTCGCCAAATCGATCGGTCACCCACTCTTCAAATGTCTCCGGTTCGGGGGTCAGCTTCAACGTCGATTTAAGCTTGGCTTGGCAATAGCTCATCACCATCAAGAAGCTGTCGGACAGCCCAACATTTGAGAGGGTATTGGATACGGATAGTGGGTAGTTATAAAACTTGCCCTGATAATAAATCCGCGATAGGCGCGGGACTTGAATGAATTCTGTATCGAGAATTTCATGCCAAAAGCGATCGACTTGCGGGACTTTGGTAAAAAAACGATGTCCACCGATATCAAATCGATACCCTTTATACATTTCGGTGCGGGAAATCCCCCCGACTAAGTTGGCTTGTTCGACGACGATCGTCTCAATACCACGTTTGACTAATTCGTAGCCTGCTGTGAGTCCGGCTGGTCCTGCACCGACGATCGCGACGGGATATCGTGTCATGCATTTTCCTCAATTGATTTTTGTGGAGATATCGTTTGAGAGAGTTCTATATAAACCATAGATTAAGCTATGTAGCGTAGTCTCAACTTATACATAGTTGGTACCATAACAGATTTTTTGAAATCCAGCTACATTTTGTCAGCGTTAGTACTTGACGATTCCAAAATTTCTAGGAGCTTGGGTTTGAAGGGTGCATGTCGGCTGAATAAGTGGTAGCGGATCGTCCCGATCGCAAATGCCAGTCCGCCATACAGAAAATATAGCCAGTGCCAAAACACGGTGCCACAGGCAAACCACCAGCCGCGTTGCTGGTAGAAAAATTGATAAACTGGCCAGTTGATAGATAGTAAAGCTAATCCAAATACCATCGCGATCGCCACTGCCTGAATCCAAACAAAAGCTGTTACTAGAGCCAGCAACAAGCAGTAAGCAAAGATGATGGAAATCCGACTAGAAATCTTGAGATTGAGATCGTTAACAAATTGTCGATCGCGCCAAATCAGCTCAGTCCAAGGTAATGCTCTGTAGAAAAATTCAGCTCTAAGTAAATTAATCGGTTGCCAGCATTTGAGATGTTTTACCAAAATGGTTTTACATAACTCAATTCGATAGCCCGCCTTTTTTAACCGATAGCCCAGATCGATATCTTCGACTGACGGATAACGATAATTCTCATCAAAGCCACCCAGTTCGAGAAACACCTCGCGGCGAATTGCCCCACAAGCCCCCCAGAATGTCGAAGCTTCGGGC harbors:
- a CDS encoding glycosyltransferase, which codes for MIVSIVIPVYNGGESFQKCLSSLKQFIPPEMEVVVVVDGGTDGSERLARSFGAKVATFETAGGPARARNRGAQVATGDVLLFLDADVTIHADTLPQVLKIFEDRSDVTALIGSYDDAPGAPNFLSQYKNLFHHYTHQNGAPEASTFWGACGAIRREVFLELGGFDENYRYPSVEDIDLGYRLKKAGYRIELCKTILVKHLKCWQPINLLRAEFFYRALPWTELIWRDRQFVNDLNLKISSRISIIFAYCLLLALVTAFVWIQAVAIAMVFGLALLSINWPVYQFFYQQRGWWFACGTVFWHWLYFLYGGLAFAIGTIRYHLFSRHAPFKPKLLEILESSSTNADKM
- a CDS encoding IS4 family transposase, with product MLPELYHAHLSEKFTRGNYLLTILLIQVVQSIKEVTLESIATKLAMPIKFESRRKKVQRFLSNDEWDLDNVWLSLVIAWIKGNVKQNNIIYLAIDRTKWQSNNILMVSMIWRKRAIPIYWQMLDKQGNSTLENQQLVLTPVFAALSDYSLLVLGDREFCSVTLANWLREQKIDFCLRLKKNVCIKTEEELWTELKRLGLEPGNSFFNQEVTIRKTAPVEGFNLAGKWLGKYRNITTKEPWYILTSLADLQAAVDTYAKRFGIEEMFRDFKGGGYNLEKTNLTGERLSKLLILLSLAYLKSIIQGIDIKSKQVQEYLGRKTEHHRKYARHSTFYIGLWGESWVDSTSSNWQVVVELMSLSPHKLPNYQQGLRAMRLILSAL
- a CDS encoding glycosyltransferase family 2 protein; the encoded protein is MAENLLFSIVIPTYNRPDRLRTCLEAIAKIEYSRENFEVIVVDDGSEMPLDPIVAPFKPDLDLKLLRQENAGPASARNAGAAIATGKFIVFTDDDCLPTANWLSILATQFASNAQALIGGQTINALSENVYSTASQLLIDYLYEYYNHGKATVNFFASNNFALPVEKFRSIAGFDTNFPLAAGEDREFCDRWLDRGGKLVYAPQAQVYHAHQLTLLTFWRQHFNYGRGAFCFHQARAQRKRSPIAVEPLSFYFKLLTYPLLKVSLPQAIYLSVLMFLSQIANVLGFFYERRAAGPQVSNLT
- a CDS encoding NAD(P)/FAD-dependent oxidoreductase; its protein translation is MTRYPVAIVGAGPAGLTAGYELVKRGIETIVVEQANLVGGISRTEMYKGYRFDIGGHRFFTKVPQVDRFWHEILDTEFIQVPRLSRIYYQGKFYNYPLSVSNTLSNVGLSDSFLMVMSYCQAKLKSTLKLTPEPETFEEWVTDRFGERLYRTFFKTYTEKVWGIPCNQIRADWAAQRINGMSLRRVVINAVFGSQNAKSLIKEFDYPILGPGMMWERTQELIEQKGGEVRLNTKVKRIERSGKRIERMTIEQNGQTQQIEADAFISTMPVTALLQRLDPLPPSEVLAAAKGLKYRDFLIVALIIDRDDLFPDNWIYIHSPEFKVGRIQNFKNWSAAMVPEPGKTCLGMEYFCNKGEDLWGRSTEELIELATQEAIDLNIGVLPGDVRDGTVIRQPKAYPVYDGEYRQHLQVIQDYLKTFENLQTVGRNGMHRYNNQDHSMLTAMLAVQNILGERHDLWNINVERSYHEEFTKEQWKTATQKLTESKFSNIPDREVSV
- a CDS encoding glycosyltransferase family 2 protein — protein: MVFSPSQTPLPSESPTVPSFSIVVETENLSSADIAGLARCLDSLAAQELPLKQANEVLIVESGDVPKETIDRLCRDYPFLTVRRIDADIDYYAAKMKGIALTTGEIVVLADSDCVYEPDWLRHILMPFSRQPEVRVVAGETTTPITSAYELAIALVYIFPRFSDRVQLASGRGYFCNNVAFGREFLIEHPIPARLPIYRGNCTIHAQSMQAAGYTIWQQPQARATHAAPNGLTHFYWRFLLLGYDALAVSRLERQSSVTERPTWQPLRDAIACGGIGLWKVKQLLHRCYTVVAEEPRHLVQLPLAIPIAIAAVVLFFAGLVLAYFRPHYLLANASNIEAKWAHSQS
- a CDS encoding lipopolysaccharide biosynthesis protein, with amino-acid sequence MSSTPTSQKIVSGTIWVFLAEALLLPTGLLTAAFLTRRLGAEGYGLFTLAATLIGWIGWSITSVFTRTTIKFVGEAADWRAIGAAVLRLHLLLGCGAMLSIWLLADSIASQLGEPELAFYLRLFAVDLPLFCVGYVHRSILVGIGRFPQRAIATAGRWLARLLLIVGLVAMGLSVPGAILGSIGASLVELLICRFYVRPSLFDRTNFPMRKLWNYAVPLFLFALSMRLYEKLDLFALKLMGGTAAEVGIYGAAQNLALIPGIFSLSFAPLLLSTLTRTLARGDKLAAEQTGCHALRSIVLMLPFAGMNAGAAPEIVQFIFGKPFLPAAPVLAVLIFGAIALAMISVTTAILTAAGKPNWTLMLAAPLVP
- a CDS encoding glycosyltransferase, with the translated sequence MAHIQSPFVSVIIPVFNDVERLKICLTALDRQTYPQHLYETIVVDNGSDREFDIAGVVAGFRAIATVEQTPGSYAARNHGISIATGSIIAFTDADCIPSQNWIEQGVKHLLSSPNCGLVAGKIEIFCKDPDRPTAVELYEYLTAFPQQKLVEQHHFGATANMFTFREIFEKVGRFNSSLKSRGDLEWGQRVHTSGYRQIYAADVCVKHPARYSFDELYLRTIRMAGGQYDLINLVAASALKQNFLYLNSVIADLIPPVMFIMMIWKDDRLKNYYQKIQVSRAIIFVRYVSGREKIRLKFGGTSARY